A single window of Granulibacter bethesdensis DNA harbors:
- a CDS encoding glutamine synthetase family protein, with protein sequence MTETSLSRDAADRRQALLTAEQALRDEGVVALLVQAPDINGSLRTKITPLRFSTEGEAFNAMLYASSPADGAPVHEPLYDGVVGRREAGFANILALPDPDTVRWHRWDQDFASVFLNTYLPDGSPCPVDPRYLLRSQQRRAEEMGFEARFGLEYECTLFHADDALVQAGRFDALTPYGCGAVNYDLHRDRGFPDLAAALMARLDMLGIRVASIVSEYGQGIYEIALGAETPLLAADNAMRMKSVLRQLCAENGLLVTFMARSRPPGSESGCGLHHHQSLWRDGQNVFADGRNLSALGCSYLAGLLSGMRDAHLLFRPTINAYRRMDREAWSPDRADWGIENRMSAVRVIPGATSGRMRLEHRVPGADVNPYLTIAAMLAAGLDGIQNAAVLSDDVGDLPGTIKESLAAWEESERAPRWFGNAFCTHMAARGYAEARAFEQWLMAHVTGFEYQRYFHSV encoded by the coding sequence GTGACAGAAACGTCTTTATCACGCGATGCAGCTGACCGGCGTCAGGCTCTGCTGACGGCGGAACAGGCATTGCGGGATGAAGGTGTTGTTGCGTTGCTGGTGCAGGCGCCTGATATCAATGGCAGCCTGCGCACCAAGATCACGCCGCTCCGGTTCTCGACCGAGGGGGAGGCATTCAACGCGATGTTGTATGCCTCCAGCCCGGCGGATGGAGCACCGGTCCATGAGCCGCTCTATGACGGGGTGGTGGGACGGCGGGAGGCTGGCTTCGCCAATATTTTGGCGCTGCCTGATCCTGATACGGTGCGATGGCACCGGTGGGATCAGGATTTCGCCTCGGTTTTTCTGAATACCTATCTGCCTGATGGGTCTCCATGCCCGGTCGATCCGCGTTATCTGCTGCGCTCCCAGCAACGGAGGGCAGAGGAAATGGGGTTCGAGGCGCGGTTCGGGCTGGAATATGAATGCACCCTTTTCCATGCGGATGATGCGCTGGTTCAGGCAGGTCGGTTTGATGCCCTGACTCCGTACGGCTGTGGGGCGGTCAATTATGATCTTCATCGTGACAGGGGTTTTCCTGATCTTGCTGCGGCCTTGATGGCGCGGCTTGATATGTTGGGCATCCGTGTGGCCAGCATTGTCAGCGAATATGGGCAGGGCATTTACGAGATCGCGCTTGGTGCTGAAACGCCATTGCTGGCGGCAGATAATGCCATGCGCATGAAATCGGTGCTGCGTCAGCTCTGTGCAGAGAATGGATTGCTGGTGACGTTTATGGCGCGCTCCCGTCCGCCGGGGTCTGAGAGCGGATGCGGTCTGCATCATCATCAAAGCCTGTGGCGGGATGGGCAGAATGTATTTGCGGATGGAAGAAATCTGTCCGCACTGGGCTGCTCTTATCTGGCGGGATTGCTGTCCGGCATGCGGGATGCGCATTTGCTGTTCCGCCCGACAATCAATGCTTATCGACGCATGGATCGGGAGGCATGGTCACCTGATCGAGCCGATTGGGGCATCGAAAACCGCATGAGCGCTGTGCGTGTCATCCCCGGAGCCACGTCCGGGAGGATGAGGCTGGAGCACCGCGTACCGGGTGCCGACGTCAATCCGTATCTGACGATCGCCGCCATGCTGGCTGCCGGGCTGGATGGCATCCAGAACGCGGCCGTATTGTCTGATGATGTGGGTGATCTGCCGGGTACGATCAAAGAATCTTTGGCTGCATGGGAAGAATCAGAGCGTGCACCACGCTGGTTTGGAAATGCATTCTGCACGCATATGGCGGCAAGGGGGTATGCGGAAGCAAGAGCCTTCGAGCAGTGGCTGATGGCACATGTGACGGGATTTGAATACCAGCGTTATTTCCATAGCGTATAA
- the metE gene encoding 5-methyltetrahydropteroyltriglutamate--homocysteine S-methyltransferase, translated as MSFSSLPVSTLGVPRIGPRRELKTALESYWSGASDADALQKTAAALRAANWARQYGLGITIIPSNDFSLYDHVLDTTVMVGAIPEHYGWTGGKVSLDTYFAMARGNASVPALEMTKWFDTNYHFMVPELHRDQRFALSSSKPLDEYLEARALGLETRPVLLGPVTFLTLSKSRDGNFDPISLIDRLLPVYIEILSQLHNAGAEWVQMDEPCLVLDLDTVTKAALRHAYYTLQQALPSLNIMLTTYFGSIVDMLDTVRTLPVAGLHLDLVRAPEQLDHVLSAMHLHQVLSLGVIDGRNIWRTDLAAKLNQLEPVVAKLGKDRVQIATSCSMLHVPVDLQAEAGLDSEVRQWLAFSVQKMEELTTLGLALANGRDVVSHALAASSDAASHRRSSRKVHNESVRSRIASISPEMAKRQVPFSTRVQEQRAALKLNLLPTTTIGSFPQTDAVRKARADHAKQRISSEEYAAFLRQETEQAIRWQEEAGIDVLVHGEFERNDMVQYFGEQLSGYAFTAHGWVQSYGSRYVRPPIIFGDVSRPHAMTVDWACYAQSLTERPVKGMLTGPVTMLQWSFVRDDIPREKVCQQIALALRDEVSDLEAAGIKIIQIDEPAFREGLPLKTSDWQHYLGWAVSCFRLSSSSVRNTTQIHTHMCYSEFNDIIDAIAAMDADVISIETSRSKMELLDVFTDFRYPNEIGPGVYDIHSPRIPSVTEITELLQKALKHLLPEQIWVNPDCGLKTRHWKEVRPALVNMVSAAQALRNTLTQPAK; from the coding sequence ATGTCTTTTTCTTCTCTGCCAGTCAGTACGCTCGGCGTGCCGCGGATCGGTCCGCGCCGTGAACTGAAAACTGCGCTGGAATCCTACTGGTCAGGCGCATCCGATGCCGATGCGCTTCAAAAAACCGCCGCCGCTTTACGGGCGGCAAACTGGGCCAGACAATATGGTCTGGGCATAACCATAATACCGTCGAACGATTTTTCGCTTTACGATCATGTGCTCGATACCACCGTGATGGTCGGAGCAATCCCCGAGCATTATGGATGGACCGGCGGCAAGGTCTCACTCGACACTTACTTTGCCATGGCGCGTGGAAATGCTTCTGTCCCCGCGCTTGAAATGACCAAATGGTTTGACACCAACTATCATTTCATGGTACCGGAACTGCATCGTGATCAGCGATTTGCACTGAGTTCCTCCAAACCACTCGATGAGTATCTGGAGGCCAGAGCACTCGGTCTGGAAACACGCCCGGTGCTGCTGGGACCGGTTACGTTTCTGACTCTCAGTAAAAGCAGGGACGGCAATTTCGATCCGATTTCGCTGATCGACAGACTGCTTCCCGTTTATATCGAGATTCTGTCACAGCTTCACAATGCTGGCGCAGAATGGGTTCAGATGGATGAACCATGCCTCGTGCTTGATCTGGACACCGTTACGAAAGCAGCATTGCGTCATGCGTATTATACGCTGCAGCAGGCGCTGCCATCCCTCAACATCATGCTCACCACCTATTTCGGCAGCATTGTCGATATGTTGGACACGGTTCGTACACTCCCCGTCGCCGGTCTGCATCTCGATCTGGTGCGCGCACCGGAACAGCTTGATCATGTGCTGTCGGCAATGCATTTACATCAGGTGCTTTCATTAGGCGTTATCGATGGAAGGAATATCTGGCGCACTGATCTGGCGGCAAAGCTCAATCAACTGGAACCCGTGGTGGCAAAACTGGGCAAGGATCGGGTACAGATTGCAACATCCTGCTCAATGCTGCATGTGCCAGTTGATTTACAGGCTGAAGCCGGTCTTGATTCAGAAGTCAGACAATGGCTTGCTTTCTCCGTGCAGAAAATGGAGGAATTGACGACGCTCGGTCTGGCTCTGGCAAATGGGCGTGATGTCGTTTCCCATGCTCTTGCAGCATCATCAGATGCGGCATCACATCGCAGATCCTCCAGAAAGGTGCATAATGAATCTGTTCGGAGCCGGATTGCGTCCATCTCGCCTGAAATGGCGAAACGGCAGGTTCCATTCTCTACACGGGTGCAGGAACAGCGCGCAGCACTGAAACTCAACCTGCTCCCAACGACAACAATCGGTTCCTTTCCACAAACGGATGCTGTGCGTAAGGCACGGGCCGATCACGCGAAACAGCGTATCAGTAGCGAGGAATATGCCGCTTTTCTGCGTCAGGAAACCGAACAGGCCATTCGGTGGCAGGAGGAGGCCGGTATTGATGTACTGGTCCATGGAGAATTCGAACGTAATGACATGGTACAGTATTTCGGCGAGCAACTGAGCGGCTATGCCTTCACGGCACATGGCTGGGTCCAGAGCTATGGATCGCGCTATGTGCGGCCGCCGATCATCTTCGGCGATGTCTCCCGTCCCCATGCCATGACGGTTGACTGGGCCTGCTACGCGCAGTCTCTGACAGAGCGGCCCGTCAAAGGCATGCTGACAGGACCGGTGACAATGCTGCAATGGTCGTTCGTGCGTGACGACATTCCTCGCGAAAAGGTCTGCCAGCAAATTGCTCTGGCGCTTCGTGATGAGGTTTCTGATCTGGAAGCAGCAGGAATCAAAATCATCCAGATTGACGAACCCGCTTTTCGTGAAGGATTGCCGCTCAAAACCTCCGACTGGCAACATTATCTGGGCTGGGCTGTTTCCTGCTTCCGCCTGTCATCAAGCAGTGTCCGAAACACGACCCAGATCCATACCCATATGTGCTACTCTGAATTCAACGATATCATCGATGCTATTGCCGCGATGGATGCCGATGTCATCTCTATTGAAACATCGCGCTCTAAAATGGAGCTGCTCGATGTATTCACGGATTTTCGCTATCCAAACGAAATCGGGCCGGGTGTCTATGATATCCACTCCCCCCGTATTCCAAGTGTCACTGAAATCACAGAGCTCCTGCAAAAGGCTCTGAAACATCTCTTGCCGGAACAGATATGGGTCAATCCGGATTGCGGACTGAAAACCCGCCATTGGAAAGAGGTCAGGCCGGCATTGGTTAATATGGTTTCTGCCGCACAGGCGCTCCGTAATACTCTTACGCAGCCGGCGAAATAA
- a CDS encoding formylmethanofuran dehydrogenase subunit C yields MTIRLTLKADPEQRLDLSALTPEKLDGLNKAAIEKLEINTTREVVTVGDAFKLRGTGSEQIVIEGGSDRLDYVGAGMASGSVLLDGDAGAYAGRGMKGGVLQILGSAGPYAASGLKNGLIEISGDVAERLGAPAAGEQYGMAGGMVVVRGDAGPRAGDRLRRGVIVIEGDAGEAVGSRMAAGTIVVCGEAHGLPGYLMRRGTLVLGATAEVLPTFIPVHAPDLVFTRLLVRTLDPVSRKAARLASRAASRYAGDGAVIGRGELFLLEA; encoded by the coding sequence GTGACCATTCGTCTCACTCTGAAGGCGGACCCGGAGCAGCGCCTCGATCTGTCCGCCTTGACACCGGAAAAGCTGGATGGCCTCAACAAGGCCGCCATCGAAAAGCTGGAAATCAATACCACCCGTGAAGTGGTGACAGTCGGTGACGCGTTTAAACTGCGTGGAACCGGTAGCGAGCAGATTGTGATCGAGGGCGGTTCCGACCGGCTGGATTACGTCGGCGCAGGCATGGCCAGCGGCTCCGTGCTGCTGGATGGCGATGCAGGGGCCTATGCTGGTCGTGGCATGAAGGGCGGTGTATTGCAGATTCTCGGCAGTGCTGGTCCTTATGCGGCCTCCGGGCTGAAAAACGGCCTGATCGAGATTTCCGGCGATGTGGCGGAACGCCTCGGCGCTCCCGCGGCGGGCGAGCAGTATGGCATGGCCGGCGGCATGGTTGTCGTCCGGGGGGATGCCGGGCCGCGGGCCGGGGATCGGCTGAGGCGCGGCGTGATCGTGATCGAGGGCGATGCCGGGGAAGCCGTCGGCAGCCGTATGGCCGCCGGCACGATCGTTGTCTGTGGCGAGGCTCATGGTCTGCCGGGCTATCTGATGCGCCGTGGCACGCTGGTGCTGGGGGCAACGGCGGAGGTTCTGCCAACCTTCATTCCGGTGCATGCGCCGGATCTGGTGTTCACCCGTCTGTTGGTGCGCACGCTGGACCCTGTCAGCCGGAAAGCAGCGCGTCTGGCCAGTCGCGCGGCATCCCGCTATGCCGGTGATGGTGCCGTGATCGGCCGGGGTGAGCTGTTCCTGCTCGAAGCGTGA
- a CDS encoding formylmethanofuran dehydrogenase subunit A → MLTVLKGGRIVDPARDRDEVADLWLQDGRIVEAPANGRADEVVDVSGCVVMAGGIDIHSHIAGTNVNTAKLLLPELIGQEGGFDGTPIPHEVGRLYVQMGFTTVVEPAISPHVAVQAHAELSRIPFIDTATLTVLGNDDYFLRLVRDGESDAALADYVARNITAARGLGLKVINPGGAAAFKENLRSFSLDDEVPSYGVSSRQIFKAAQRARDVLGIPHPVHLHCNNLGMAGNVETAIATMDAAEGLPVHFAHLQFYSYGTEGPRKFSSAAARLAEEMNSRPNVTADVGQVMFGQTVTISSDVLRQFDGRVAAFPRKWSILDGDGNGGGVVPYRYKRTSFVNALQWAAGLELFLLVNDPWRLFFTTDHPNGAPFTAYPDLMALLMSRDLRAQWMETLPKDALDATTLPSLNREYDWREIAIMTRAAPARLLGLSDRGNLAIGSKADVSVYRPQEDRAAMFREAAYVFRNGELVVKDGRTQRTVFGTCFTLQPEFDRGVDRRLKGYYEQVYGVPHTLFDVPGHLKSFETVECAQ, encoded by the coding sequence ATGCTGACAGTTCTGAAAGGCGGACGGATCGTCGATCCGGCGCGTGATCGTGATGAAGTGGCTGATCTTTGGCTTCAGGATGGCCGGATTGTCGAGGCTCCCGCCAATGGTCGGGCCGATGAGGTGGTGGATGTCAGCGGCTGCGTGGTGATGGCGGGGGGTATTGATATCCACTCCCATATCGCCGGCACCAATGTGAACACGGCCAAGCTGTTGCTGCCCGAGCTGATTGGACAGGAAGGCGGCTTCGATGGCACGCCGATCCCGCATGAGGTCGGGCGTCTGTATGTGCAGATGGGTTTCACTACCGTGGTGGAGCCGGCTATTTCCCCGCATGTGGCGGTGCAGGCCCATGCCGAGTTGTCACGTATCCCCTTTATTGACACCGCAACGCTGACGGTGCTGGGGAATGATGATTACTTCCTGCGGCTGGTGCGTGATGGGGAGAGTGACGCGGCACTGGCCGATTATGTTGCCCGCAATATCACGGCTGCCCGCGGGCTGGGCCTGAAGGTCATCAATCCGGGCGGTGCGGCGGCATTCAAGGAAAACCTGCGTAGTTTCTCACTGGATGATGAAGTGCCGAGCTACGGCGTTTCTTCCCGCCAGATTTTCAAGGCTGCGCAGCGGGCGCGGGACGTGCTTGGTATTCCGCACCCGGTGCATCTGCATTGCAACAATCTCGGCATGGCCGGGAATGTGGAAACCGCGATCGCAACGATGGATGCGGCGGAAGGGTTGCCAGTCCATTTTGCGCATCTCCAGTTCTATTCCTACGGTACCGAAGGTCCGCGCAAATTCTCCTCCGCTGCCGCTCGGCTGGCGGAGGAAATGAACAGTCGCCCGAATGTGACCGCCGATGTCGGGCAGGTCATGTTCGGTCAGACGGTGACCATCTCTTCCGACGTGCTGCGTCAGTTCGATGGCCGCGTGGCCGCTTTCCCGCGCAAATGGTCGATCCTGGATGGGGACGGCAATGGCGGCGGCGTGGTGCCTTATCGTTACAAGCGCACCAGCTTCGTCAACGCGCTGCAATGGGCGGCAGGGCTGGAGCTGTTCCTGCTGGTCAATGATCCGTGGCGTTTGTTCTTCACGACCGATCATCCGAACGGGGCGCCGTTCACGGCTTATCCGGACCTTATGGCCCTGCTGATGAGCCGCGATCTGCGTGCGCAATGGATGGAGACGCTGCCGAAAGACGCGCTGGACGCCACCACGCTGCCCTCTTTGAACCGTGAATATGACTGGCGCGAGATCGCCATCATGACCCGCGCCGCTCCGGCGCGTCTGCTGGGCCTGTCTGATCGCGGTAACCTCGCTATCGGATCGAAGGCGGATGTGTCGGTGTATCGTCCGCAGGAGGACAGGGCTGCCATGTTCCGTGAGGCAGCCTATGTTTTCCGCAACGGGGAATTGGTGGTGAAGGATGGCAGGACGCAGCGCACCGTGTTCGGCACGTGCTTCACGTTGCAGCCGGAATTCGACAGGGGTGTCGACCGGCGTCTGAAAGGGTATTACGAACAGGTCTATGGCGTGCCGCATACGCTGTTCGATGTGCCCGGTCATCTCAAGAGCTTTGAAACAGTGGAATGCGCCCAATGA
- a CDS encoding DUF1826 domain-containing protein, whose product MTSLCLSSASLARPRFLCDEPAPDISPFCEKTAHRIVAAALKNGAAGFFPRQLDDVVAHALEYAPDRSLPEMRVLGPSSGMAAAVEEVCRDAAFGPDWLRVWLAQDILALGRLFQAITGAKELLVRLEAIHTDACRRFHADHVHHRLICTYRGPGTQWIHPDMATEWEQGKAWPVSAIRQVQTGTVIIMRGRRAETAQKPALLHRSPPVAGSGITRLFLAIDDATDHDNGDDIIPE is encoded by the coding sequence ATGACGAGTTTGTGCCTTTCTTCCGCGTCTCTCGCCCGCCCGCGTTTCCTTTGTGATGAGCCAGCGCCGGACATCAGCCCGTTCTGTGAGAAAACAGCGCATCGCATCGTGGCTGCCGCGTTAAAGAATGGGGCGGCTGGTTTTTTCCCTCGCCAACTGGATGATGTGGTGGCGCACGCGCTGGAATATGCGCCTGATCGCAGCCTGCCGGAAATGCGTGTGCTTGGGCCTTCGTCAGGAATGGCAGCTGCGGTGGAGGAGGTCTGCCGGGATGCAGCTTTCGGTCCGGACTGGCTAAGGGTCTGGCTGGCGCAGGATATACTGGCGCTGGGGCGTCTGTTTCAGGCCATCACCGGGGCCAAGGAACTGCTGGTACGGCTGGAAGCCATTCACACTGATGCTTGCCGCCGCTTTCATGCGGATCATGTCCATCATCGCCTGATCTGTACGTACCGTGGTCCGGGCACACAGTGGATTCACCCGGATATGGCAACAGAATGGGAGCAGGGGAAGGCATGGCCTGTTTCTGCTATTCGTCAGGTACAGACTGGTACTGTGATCATCATGCGGGGCCGCCGGGCGGAAACGGCGCAGAAACCAGCCTTGCTGCATCGGTCTCCGCCTGTCGCGGGCAGCGGCATCACAAGGCTGTTTCTCGCCATTGATGATGCCACTGACCATGACAACGGTGATGATATTATTCCGGAATGA
- the fhcD gene encoding formylmethanofuran--tetrahydromethanopterin N-formyltransferase: protein MSKSPGKGSKAPSKAHNAGGIARLKAVAPTVVEQAAKKKISAASAKPTAIKTPRAARVTKVVVDDTFAEAFDMRATGVIVTGPNRKWARQAAETMTGFATSVIACGIEAGIDRELRPDETPDGRPGVRVLMFGMGWNEMQKQLQNRVGQCVLTCPGAACYDVGIPGMEKMKIGSLLRYFGDGWQIAKKLGGRRFWRIPVMDGEFVCEGTTGYTKNAVGGGNLILLGRSPAATLLAAETAVEAMKVVPDVIMPFPGGIVRSGSKVGSKYKMLPASTNHRFCPTLHGQVETDLDDDTRSVLEIVIDGLTAEAVADAMRAGMEAIMKLGPDKGASRISAGNYGGKLGRHHFKLRELLR, encoded by the coding sequence ATGAGCAAAAGCCCGGGCAAAGGGAGCAAGGCGCCCAGTAAAGCGCACAATGCTGGCGGTATTGCACGGCTAAAGGCTGTCGCACCGACTGTCGTGGAACAGGCTGCAAAGAAGAAAATTTCGGCAGCATCGGCAAAACCGACGGCAATCAAAACGCCGCGTGCCGCACGTGTTACGAAAGTCGTGGTGGACGATACCTTCGCCGAAGCGTTCGACATGCGCGCGACCGGTGTGATCGTGACTGGCCCCAACCGCAAATGGGCACGTCAGGCGGCGGAGACGATGACCGGCTTCGCGACATCGGTGATTGCCTGCGGTATCGAGGCGGGGATCGACCGCGAACTTCGTCCGGATGAAACACCGGATGGACGCCCCGGCGTGCGGGTGCTGATGTTCGGGATGGGCTGGAACGAAATGCAGAAACAACTGCAAAATCGTGTCGGCCAGTGCGTTCTGACCTGTCCCGGTGCGGCCTGCTATGATGTTGGCATTCCGGGTATGGAGAAGATGAAGATCGGCAGCCTGCTGCGCTATTTCGGCGATGGCTGGCAGATCGCGAAGAAGCTGGGCGGCCGGCGCTTCTGGCGTATTCCGGTGATGGACGGTGAATTCGTGTGCGAAGGCACCACCGGATACACGAAAAACGCAGTGGGCGGCGGCAACCTGATCCTGTTGGGCCGCTCCCCCGCCGCGACGCTTCTGGCGGCGGAAACAGCGGTAGAGGCCATGAAGGTGGTGCCGGATGTAATCATGCCTTTCCCAGGTGGAATTGTCCGTTCCGGCTCCAAGGTCGGATCAAAATACAAGATGCTGCCGGCCTCCACCAATCATCGTTTCTGCCCTACCCTGCACGGCCAGGTGGAAACCGATCTGGATGACGATACGCGCAGCGTACTGGAAATCGTGATCGATGGTCTGACGGCAGAGGCGGTGGCCGATGCCATGCGGGCCGGTATGGAAGCAATCATGAAGCTGGGGCCTGATAAAGGCGCATCCCGTATTTCCGCCGGTAATTACGGTGGTAAACTGGGCAGGCATCATTTCAAGCTGCGGGAGTTGCTGCGGTGA
- a CDS encoding aldo/keto reductase, whose product MASIAASHVPLLSLNDGHAIPQIGLGVYKITGHQVEPAIHTAIEAGYRLIDTASFYGNEEQTGAAIASASVPRSKLFITTKLWNDDQGYDQTLHAFDLSMERLGLEYLDLYLIHWPVPARDRYVDTWRALIRLQKESRVRSIGVANFQPAHLRRLIDETGVIPCLNQVELHPALPQPALRAFHASLGIVTQAWSPLARGSMLHDEKLAAIAARHQRSPAQIVLRWHLQNGSALIPKSATPSRIKDNIALFDFSLDATDMQAIDALRTDCRTGADPDTAH is encoded by the coding sequence ATGGCCTCCATCGCTGCATCGCACGTTCCGCTGCTGTCCCTGAATGATGGGCACGCCATTCCCCAGATCGGGCTGGGCGTCTACAAAATCACCGGCCATCAGGTCGAACCGGCTATTCATACCGCTATTGAAGCCGGATACCGGCTGATTGATACTGCTTCTTTCTATGGCAATGAGGAGCAGACAGGAGCTGCCATTGCTTCCGCCTCCGTTCCTCGCAGCAAACTGTTCATCACTACCAAGCTCTGGAATGACGATCAGGGCTATGATCAGACCCTGCATGCTTTTGATCTCAGTATGGAAAGACTGGGGCTTGAATATCTGGATCTCTATCTGATCCATTGGCCTGTGCCTGCGCGTGATCGCTATGTAGACACATGGCGGGCGTTGATACGCTTACAGAAAGAAAGCAGGGTAAGGTCGATTGGCGTTGCCAACTTTCAGCCCGCACATCTGCGCCGCCTGATTGATGAAACGGGCGTGATACCCTGTCTCAATCAGGTGGAGTTACATCCGGCCCTGCCTCAACCCGCCTTGCGGGCCTTTCATGCCTCATTAGGCATCGTGACGCAGGCATGGAGTCCTTTGGCGCGCGGAAGCATGCTGCATGACGAAAAGCTTGCGGCTATTGCCGCCAGACATCAACGTAGTCCCGCACAGATCGTATTGCGATGGCATCTTCAGAATGGCAGCGCGCTCATCCCGAAATCAGCTACGCCATCACGCATAAAAGACAATATCGCTCTGTTCGATTTCAGTCTGGATGCCACCGACATGCAGGCAATCGATGCCTTACGCACAGATTGCCGGACCGGCGCTGACCCGGATACAGCACACTGA
- a CDS encoding L-lactate permease, with the protein MFQQILRPVSDSLPLSFLVAILPIATVLILLGVVRRPAWQASLAGLVVGLLCAVLIWQCPPGIAFNSIAAGMTFALWPVMWIVFNALVLYNVAVQSRRFDAFRDWVIDHLPDDRRVVLIVIGFCFGALMEGVSGFGTPIAITSALLVLVGFPPIEALTYTLIFNTAPVAFGALGAPVTVLGQVTSLPDTVLASMVGRQLPLLALLLPFYVMVVYGGLRSVRALWPVLFVSGSSFALGQFVSSNFIDYKLTDVLSSLSALAATIGFLRIWQPEPDPAFRIDRSQTAAKAQSDRAPIPSWQGWLPWLTVSAVVIIWTSLRIFEIGAHKIPWPGLDHAVFITLYGKPYAASWVFQPLASGTAILLAAILTSLMVGIGPRGFLDAMIATWRQTRIAILTVSLIIGLAYLMNYSGMTYTLGLAVASVGPAFPILSAFLGWIAVFLSGSDTSGNALFGNLQVVAANQLHLNPVLFAATNSSGGVMGKMISPQNIATGVATTNLKGQEGAVLARTFWHSIILTLVLGIIVVVMQYVTPWIIPE; encoded by the coding sequence ATGTTTCAGCAAATTCTCAGGCCCGTTTCGGACAGCCTGCCATTGTCTTTTCTGGTGGCGATCCTTCCCATCGCCACTGTTCTTATCCTGCTCGGCGTCGTGCGGCGGCCAGCCTGGCAGGCCTCCCTTGCCGGATTGGTCGTTGGGCTGCTCTGCGCCGTTCTGATCTGGCAATGCCCACCTGGCATCGCGTTCAACAGCATCGCCGCCGGAATGACATTCGCGCTGTGGCCGGTGATGTGGATCGTGTTCAACGCGCTTGTACTCTATAATGTCGCTGTTCAATCACGACGCTTCGACGCATTCCGCGACTGGGTGATCGACCATCTGCCGGATGATCGGCGGGTAGTTCTGATCGTTATCGGTTTCTGCTTCGGAGCACTGATGGAAGGCGTTTCCGGTTTCGGCACCCCCATCGCCATTACCAGCGCCTTGCTGGTGCTGGTCGGCTTTCCGCCAATCGAAGCCCTGACCTACACCCTGATCTTCAACACCGCACCCGTCGCTTTCGGTGCGCTGGGGGCACCGGTGACGGTATTGGGGCAAGTCACCAGCCTGCCTGACACCGTGCTGGCTTCCATGGTCGGGCGGCAGCTGCCACTGCTGGCCCTGCTGCTGCCTTTCTATGTGATGGTCGTTTATGGTGGCCTGCGCTCGGTTCGTGCGCTCTGGCCGGTTTTGTTTGTATCAGGCAGCAGCTTTGCACTGGGACAATTCGTTTCTTCCAACTTCATCGACTACAAATTGACCGACGTTCTTTCATCTTTGTCCGCCCTTGCCGCTACGATCGGCTTCCTGCGGATATGGCAGCCTGAACCTGATCCTGCTTTCCGTATTGATCGCAGCCAGACCGCCGCAAAAGCGCAATCCGATCGCGCACCGATACCATCATGGCAGGGTTGGCTGCCGTGGCTCACCGTCTCCGCCGTAGTGATCATCTGGACGTCATTACGCATCTTTGAGATCGGGGCACATAAAATCCCCTGGCCAGGACTGGATCATGCCGTATTTATAACCCTGTATGGCAAACCTTATGCAGCCAGCTGGGTGTTTCAGCCACTGGCCAGTGGTACGGCCATTCTGCTGGCCGCCATCCTGACCTCGCTCATGGTTGGCATCGGACCGCGCGGCTTCCTCGATGCCATGATTGCAACATGGCGGCAGACACGCATCGCCATTCTGACCGTCTCGCTGATCATCGGCCTTGCCTATCTGATGAATTACTCAGGCATGACCTATACACTTGGTCTGGCCGTTGCGTCGGTAGGACCGGCTTTTCCTATCCTCTCCGCCTTTCTCGGCTGGATTGCCGTGTTTTTGTCCGGAAGCGATACATCCGGAAATGCGCTGTTCGGGAATTTACAGGTCGTGGCCGCCAATCAGCTGCATCTGAATCCTGTACTGTTTGCCGCGACTAATTCTTCCGGAGGCGTTATGGGGAAGATGATCTCCCCACAGAATATCGCCACCGGCGTTGCCACCACCAATCTGAAAGGTCAGGAAGGCGCGGTCCTGGCCCGCACCTTCTGGCACAGCATCATCCTGACACTGGTGCTCGGCATTATCGTTGTCGTCATGCAGTATGTGACCCCCTGGATCATTCCGGAATAA